The Callospermophilus lateralis isolate mCalLat2 chromosome 4, mCalLat2.hap1, whole genome shotgun sequence genomic interval CTAGAGAAATATGAAATATAGTTTTCAACACTTCTTTGACTTCTTCCTCATTCAGAGTCTTAAACTCTACCAGGTCGACACCGTCCTTATAGGTGAATCTCCTATAGGTGAGGGTGAAGCCCACTAAACAGTGAACCCCTTCTGGGGTCTGCAAGGAACAAAATGATTTACTTGTAAACACAGAAGCTGGGGATGTCtgaaggtatgtattcacagactcAAAATCTTCAATTGTTCGAGGTTCAAGAGTAAAGGAGTAGATTTTTCGGTGTTTATTCATCTCTAGGAGGTCGGAATTGAGAAATTCTTGGTTTGGAATGTGCTGCTCTCTTCTGATTTGGTCCAGGTACCAGATGCGTTCCTCCTCTGTCAAGCGGAAGATGCATGGCACCTGAGGCTGATCCTTTCCAGAAATTAATTCCAGAGGCTGCCACATCTGGTAGGAGCGTCCAAACCCAGCATCAGCAATATAGTTCTTGCCACTGATGGTCACTTGTAATAGAAGGTGAATCATACCACTGCTGTATTTGTTGGCTGGAGTGTTGTAAACGTAGCCTCCCAACATAGTGGTCTGAAAACCCATTGTGGTCAGAGCCCAGTAAAGAAGATGATTGACCTGGAGGCACCACCCACCCCGCTTCCTCCTCACAACTTGATCAAAAATGGTTTCTAAGTCCAACTCCATAGATTCCCCACAGTGAATATTAAGGTTCTCAAAGGGGATAGCTCGGATCTGGTGCTGAAGAATGTCAGTTAATGTTTCCAAGTCCAATTTGTTCCTAGAGTTCTTATAGCCAATTCTTTCAAAATATGCTTCAATGTCCATGGTCCCTAaagtaaggaaaataaaaacaaaaccaaaaacaaattaTGCTAGTTTTGCACTTGGATTTCCTAGAGCAGCCTAACTTTAGCTAGAATGTGTTTTAAATATGTAGATACAACTAATGCTTGCAAATATCTGTAATAAGTTTTCGCTTTGATTGGAGGAAACGATATAAACTCATAGTTCATTAAAGTTCCAGGGACCCTTAGCAGGAAAATTTGATCATTTCTTCCATCCTTCAAGTATTAGAAACTAGAAATCCAGATTAAATGATGAATCAAATGATAACCAGTTTAGATGTGGTTTTCTTAGTGACGAATAACCCTGAGTTC includes:
- the LOC143396453 gene encoding arylamine N-acetyltransferase 2; the protein is MDIEAYFERIGYKNSRNKLDLETLTDILQHQIRAIPFENLNIHCGESMELDLETIFDQVVRRKRGGWCLQVNHLLYWALTTMGFQTTMLGGYVYNTPANKYSSGMIHLLLQVTISGKNYIADAGFGRSYQMWQPLELISGKDQPQVPCIFRLTEEERIWYLDQIRREQHIPNQEFLNSDLLEMNKHRKIYSFTLEPRTIEDFESVNTYLQTSPASVFTSKSFCSLQTPEGVHCLVGFTLTYRRFTYKDGVDLVEFKTLNEEEVKEVLKTIFHISLERKLVPKHGDRYFTI